Genomic window (Argopecten irradians isolate NY chromosome 13, Ai_NY, whole genome shotgun sequence):
ACTGACTGTCATAGTGAAGCAGCCTCTTTACTTAGACCTGTGGTATTGAAGATACAGGGTGCTCAAGGTGATTCAGTTgttgtatttaccaggtgtaaatGAATCGGATCATGGTTGTTAACATGTGATTATGAGTCAAGTAGACTagccatttatttgtatatgtttaaCAGTGTCTAGGTCCAAGATAGAACTTGGTAACGGACCGTACTACAGTTGTAGTTGCAGTACAGAGTAGCAACAGGCATAGTCGAAATGATTACAATACAACATTGTCTACACAAACATCTGAGACGAACGAAAGTACTTTACGTTAAAAGCACAGTACGTTATGTAGATATTTCAAATTGTGGGCATGTGTTATTTTAGGTCGACGTCCTGTGTATAAACTATGTTGTGTCAGAAGAATACATAAATATCCCGGATACAGCCACAAAGTTGGTGTTGTGTCTCATTGTGATACACGAACAGTATTTGAGAATGAGTTAAATTCTAACTTTCTATTTGCATAACATACTACAAAACCAAATCATTCCTTTGGGAAACATACCTAAGTATAATATGAGcaggtggggtgtgctgttcttTGTCTTCTGTAAGAAATGTGAGTGAGATAACGTTACAAATAACggactattacaaggagacacgaTAACATCAACCTCCCTAAACATAGACATTCACTTAATGCAGGGAGGCCCCAGGCTTCAAATTACCGTAGCTGTTAATGAGACGTTAAGAACAACCAGCCAGCAACATAGCAATaatagttacacagtttgttattgacctaataaaatattaaatctaAAATAAACGAACTAAAACATCCCGTCCAATGTGCTTTCAATTAAATAACttctaaatacattatatatggaAACCAAAATGACTCAGAACTTAAGTAATTTCCACCTCATTGACTAACCTGAATGTGTTGACATGGTCCATTTCTGTTTAATTATCCTAAAGAAGACTAGCCgattttttttgcttttgaaaagttttttgaaaattgttttgtttccaTCCCTCTGAGCAACTTCGTTGCAAAGCGTTACTTGACCACCATCTTGTTTCTAATGACGTTAGGGTCAAAGAACGATTAACTCTATTGTCCAAACATAACTCGATTCTACTAACCTAATATGACTATATCTTAGATATTACGTGGCGTCATTTCAACCAATAGGAATACCAGATTATTGTCTGAGACGGGATAACATAACACATGCAGTAGGTATTATCctacaataattcaattttgcttattacGAGCATTTTCAATGGCTTACTAATTTATCTTATCAGcctataaaggaaaaaatggcgtcgctgtttgtgacgttgcttctgattggctgatatgacggcgtaatgatttcacagacaaaagagtcccaaaatgaattttgagtattgaagagattatctttaggaaattgaattaaaaggattaatttgaatatatttttatgttatggagatgtAACACAAAATTCTGAGTGGCTCTCATCATATActgcttcgcggtttatttagagtacactcaaaTTTTTCGTGTCATATCTataagttaatccttaaataataaaaaagtaaaatgtttctttATGACTGTGTTATGCGTAATGAAGACAGTATTGACCAAAATAAGGTTttacaattaaattattttcagtCTGTCAGACAAGTCTTCATGGAACTTGTATAAACCTTTTGAGTGGAACTGCACACTGTGGAGCCGGAAATCACCTCGTCCTTAGTTACTGTGGCTTCCTAGAGGCATGTTGCTATGGTGCTCATCAGACACCAGTTACGCCAGCTCCTACACATGCGCCATCACACACCGGAAGTGGATCGGGATCAACAGGATCCTCAAGTGGTATGTTTTTCGTCACATTAACAGACAACAGATGTTCGTAGTTGCATTTCCTCTGTCGGCCAGATGTGGTAACCCTTTATAGCTTTAATATAGAATTAAATGACATATATGTAGAGGTCAGTAGTGAACTAACTGATAAGTTATATGAATATAAAGAATATACAATTGTTAGGTTTGTTTTCGAtacttataaaacattttattcagGTCAGTGTGGTGTTCCTAGTGTTACCGGAAACCATAAGATTGTTGGGGGAACTGTGGCCGAACACGGAGAATACCCCTGGCAGGTGTCCCTGCGATACGGCGGCCATCATATGTGCGGAGGTACCCTAATAGACAACCAATGGGTTGTCACCGCTGCTCACTGCTTCCAGGAGTAAGTATATACGTCGAAAATTATGTAGGAGTACCTCAATCATGTCCcagtatttacctgtaattctataaaaaaaatcgaaatactcgaaaaatatcattaagttaAGACTCATCTTTTTTAACTCCGCAGTCTTCTCAATTATTTTCGTACATTTTGCATTCACTATTCAATATCATTATTCCATGTGGAATTGTGAAAGGACTCTACCTATGAACTATAACATTTCCATATATATTCATCATGGTGAAGAAAAGGTGCATCCGACCGTTCATGTTATGATTCGTCAACCAGTTATGGCTGCCATGCTCTGGTTTCTGATTAGTCAAAATTTAGACATTGTCTATTCCGGTAAATTAGGTATCTAATAATTTTAAGGgatgcaaaacaaaataaattcattttaaataacCTTACTTTGGTATTGAGATAAAGGCTTTTTTTGATGTGAGTTACATGAATACCGAACGCAATAACACGACTGCGGGGACGGTTGGGGGTCTTTTGTGAAACATTATAATTAGCACTGTGCtacctatatataattacattatttgTCCATTATCAAGTACCAGTAAGAGTTACTGGACCGTGGCCGTTGGTATCCACGACCGCTCCCACATCTACAGAAGCCAAGTCCACACCGCTGTTCGTGTGATTGTCCACGAAAACTACGATCACTCTCGTAATCATAACGACATCGCCCTGATCAAACTTGATAAGCCTGTCGATACCACAACCCAATACGTGAGGACGGCTTGTCTGCCGGATCCTAACGAAAACTTCGACAACGCCGTATGTACAGCTACAGGCTGGGGAGCAACACACAGCGGTGAGGGTCTTTGTATTATATAGTAATGTGATGGTCTATGTATTTTGATAGTAATGTCAGGGTCTCTATATTCTGATAGTAATGTGATGGTCTATATATTCTGATAGTAATGTCAGGTTCTATGTAATCTGATAGTAATGTCAGGGTCTATGTATTCTTATAGTAATGTGAGGGTCGATTTATTTATATAGTTATGAAAgggtatatgtatttatatagttATGTATAGTCGATTTATTTTGATAGTAATATGAGGGTCGATGTAGTTTGATAGTAACTCATTCAGCACTTAAACCCAATCATTTATTTCTCCCTTTACGTAGAATTAAAGGTTAGAGGACGTTAACCATTCGTAAGTGTACTACATTCTGCCATAAAGGTTTGGATCAAATCCAATATACAAGTTGATGATCTGTTAAATCATGTCACCCCACTTTATTATACAGGAGGACAGGGTACACGGTATATGGAGGAGGTCGATGTTCCTATCATCACAAACAGTATGTGTAAATACTACATGGGAAACGTCATCTACAGCTCCAATCTCTGTGCTGGGTACAGTCAGGGCGGAAAGGACGCTTGTCAGGTACGTCATTATACTTTGATGTTACGGGGTAATGTCAGGGTGGAAAGGACGCTTGTCAGGTACGTCATTATACTTTAATGGTACTGGATAAATTCAGGATGGAATGGACGCTTGCTAGGTACATCATTATTCTTTGATGGTACTGGATAAAATCAGGATGGAAAGGACACTTGTCAGGTACGTCATTATACTTCGATAGTACTGGGTAAAGTCAAGGTGGAAATGACGCTTGTCAGGTACGTCATTATACTTTGATGGCACTGGATAAAGTCAGGGTGGAAATGACGCTTGTCAGGTACGTTATTAAGCATTAACCAAACATTGTCATTACACAAGAATTATGGTCAATgccattcattttaacaaacctGGAGAGTCTTTGGTATCAACATGCTACATGCCAAATACCAAGTGGTAAGGCCTTCTAGATCTTGACATGTTGTTGCTTGAATATTTTGGGGTTTTTTCAACATCATTACCATTGTTGAATTGATTATAAGATTGTTCACCAACATATTTAAAATGGAGCCAATGTATTTTACCAGCCGTTTTTTCTGTGCAAACTTTACATATGATGGAACGTAAACAGTAATACTATAGATTTACATTGTtcagtaattaattataataaaaattcatttttacatatattgaatatattcatTGTTCTTATCTACTATAAAATAGATTGTAATTTACCCATCACATGGCGACATATCAATAACATCCCACAGCTCCCAAAGTAAACAGCACATCCGCAATATATTGTAGGCAGGGGAGGCCGTCCGTGAATGAtcataactgttaataggaagcTAAGCATAATAAGAGCAAACGTTTTTGTCTTTACTATGGTACCATATGAAAGTAATTTGACAACATCCGATTATGGGTCACCtcctggtgacctttggaaatgacaaatcaaattgctgctgctGGAATCTTAATGTGGACAAAATAGTTTGGACAAAAACTGTCCTAATTATTTCCATGTACGTAGTCATCCCGCCCAATGAGCACAACAATgcttaatgtatatgtatactggttTGAAATGCCGTTATTCATTGGCAttgcaatgtgtagaaaatgcatttgatctaaagtacaggtggtataaaggtcattcGAACGTGACCCaatatgggatgttgtcagattttCTATTTATCGgaatggttataaggatctgtatttaatcagattgcatatGGAAGTGGTTTATATATTACTGACTTAGTAAAAAACACTCACAAAAATACAATGCAATTGCATTACGTTGACGAATGAAATTCCTGAAAATTGCACTTTTGCAGCAATGTTGTAAAAGTATATTATAATACGCATCTGCATTATCAAAACCATTAGACATAGTAGTaagaatgaaatatatatagttaggatttTTGTCTGACTGCgtagatgaaaaaaataaagttgaCGCTTAATTAAAATCATGACCGATATTCCAACAATTctgattaaaaaatgttttgccTGAGTtctcaaattatgaatttttGTGGGACACCAAACATGAAAATTACCACTTTCGAAAATATTGTGTTGCCATggaattgaaataaagaaaatgattGCTCGAAGTTTACGTATTCGATTTCAGACAAAACTGGTATGTAGGGGTTTTGAGATATGCCACCAAATGCTTCTAATATGTTTGGGAGTATTTGGGTGACCATTACAATTATCATTTGTTGTAACTTAATATTCTAATAAAATAGTTGAGGTTTTACGCTCTATACACTTTTTAtggaaatttgaaaattagatattttgtttgtcgtttcacattttgatattgatttacAACACATAATGGTTTCAGCCTTATTATTCATACCTTTCAGGGAGATTCTGGTGGTCCACTCACCTGTAAGAGGAATGGTCAATGGAAGTTGGCTGGTATTACGTCCTGGGGGTACGGATGTGGACAGAGAAACGCCCCAGGGGTCTACACCAGGGTGTCATCCTTCCTCAGCTGGATCGCAGCTaataaacattgaaattaatgttgttttattggGACTATTGGATAGAATAGACTACAATAAATCGAGTAAAAATGGGTGCTTCAAATATAACGATGTTTTGCTTATTCTTGATAATCAATAGGTCGTGGACTAGGAGGGTGCACATACATTCCCGCCCCGAAACCACTGAACCATTATTTTACTGAACCCTTGTGACccttgatcacaaatcaaaatgttaacattacagAAGTTCGGATGGCGATGTCATCGACAGTTGTAAGATTGGACAAATGAGGTACAATACACTGCATGACTCTACTTGagtatttacagtttgcactgacatggactcaataaccatgctgtcaagtattatcattatcagggtataatgatagtacaacacgtgcggcgattctattgttacgggaatactcactggcgtagcaacgtggggtcaagACCGTACTTCTGGTGgaaacatatgaatgactcgattgcAATCAGCTGTtgaatcgaattcgttgacgatgacgggagagaaaaactatgggtatttttataaaatgcaTGCAACTGTTGCGAAAATGAATAATATTCAATTAcgcaaaaaatgtaaatataaggaatagctTTTTATTTTgagaggttatgagggtataaatataatggagcccgtgttaATTTTATGTATAGGCGaaggttacataatttacacgtgttCCATTTTCATTACACCCCCATAACGTATGACGTTATGACAGGAATTGGGCAACAGATCAGCCCTAGATATAAATCAAGCCtctgtatgtacatataaaacaaattaatatgtAAGTATTACGTCACGGTGCTCTGCTACGGTATGAACTTCACAGTAACTAGGTATTGTGACTTCATGTGTTGGCGAACATAATATCATATGCTACTttgtcacacaacaaaatcatttaaaacccATTACAACAACGGCAAGTAActcaatgtatacatataattcaATACACCAAATAAACACACTTTTTGAAGCAAGGTGTGCACTGTTACGAGTCATGTAGTCTGAGCCCGTAAAACAGGTGATCATAGAACCGATGTGTTCTACATCGGTGATAAAAAATGACCTGAGTGTCACGATTCCAGAGATAAAACCCAGAACTAGAGAGAACTGCCCTGACCAAGTCCAGTTGCACTAACGCTACACAGCAACATGGAGTTGGTCTGTATCGCTCTGCTGGTCCTAACCGTGACCGTCACACCGGCTCTGTCTGAGACAGGTAAATTCATAGtgtttttatgtatatacatttaaattgAGTTATTTCCTTTTAGcatttttaaacagaaaaaaacatctattTTTACAGAAATATGTGTTTATACATAACGAAGACTAGTACTGCCAAGGTATCTTCTTTCTTATATTTCAACAGATGTCTACCTTCTTAGtattttaacagaaaaaaaatccctagaaacatttaaaaatattattcattGGAACCTGCTATTGACACTGTTGGAGATCAGAGCACAAATTGTGCGCTGATTCCAtagtaatttaattaaaatttaatttaatttgaaattaaattactgttaaccaactttttttttatacgGCTACTACTTTTCGCGGTCTCTATGCGACAGTTTTTTTGCcgattaaaatattgaatagaTTTACCAATCACTATAAGTATGGAGAAGTTGAAAGTAAGGAAAAGTGGTTTAGAGCTTTTGTCGTCTTTATCGGAGgggtagattttaaaataatagtatattaGGGGTGAAACTATCACCTTGAGGAGCATACTGGTTATAAAATAGTTCTCTCCCTCCCCATCTCTCTCTTTCTCGCTCTTCCCTCACTCTCTCCTTCTCTCTCtgtctcaaatacaactttatatattatgtatatcttatcttgtaaatgccatcttgtcaatgtaatttgaatgttttatttttttgggaacgggctttatataagttatacAACTTGTGCCCAACCCCTTTGCACATTtcgcaataaaatatgtttaaatcaaaaaatcaaatcaagTATGGCAGTATATATCCGCGGAGATAAGCGTTCGCTAAATAATTTTAATCGCGAAATTTGCCAAGGTAAATCGAACGATAAAAAGCTAGTTGGTTTACAATACATTTCTTTCAACAATGAAACTCTGCTGGGACTCTACCAGTAGTCGTGAAGGAACAAAAGTCGTTATTTGGGGAAAAAATGATTGTTTGCATGTCATGAAAGacattatttccacataaacaaaacaacaccatcatGAAGTATTCGTCTGCAACTCCAGACATTTGGAAATCTGGACGCAGATTATAATATGTACACAATTATGACTACTGTTCCGTCACGACTACTGGTTGGGTCCAAGTATAGCGAATTTCTGTCAGAACAAATTGTTTCGTCTGGTTACATGGAATTTGTTATAGCAAAGTTTTACTTATAATGATTCTGAACAAGCAGTGTGAGCATTTAAAGAAACATTGATTGACCGACGCCATGTATATATAGGGATAATGAGataatacatggttagtatcttacaatacaggGATTATATCGTGCACCAAAATAAACTTGCATTGGAAGATACTAACCGCGTATTCTGCTTATCCTCCAACCATTTTGACATTCAAACAAAAGCAAATTGGCAGTAGTGTACGTGGTCGCTCGGAGCGAAACGCTTCGTTGACGCAGAGGACGAGATTCATTCATTAAATCGAATACGAGTGTAGTACTTCTATGTACTACCATAGGAAATATATAAGCGTAATATACTTTACAAtgcatacctttgccatgagccaagaaaaagacgacaccgccatacgaggtTTTCGATATCGTAGCAATGGCGTCATGCCGGTGAATGTGATGTCACTTTGTAGCGGGACTatatgacgtttcattcaccggaaggttaaAGTTCTGGGTCAAATTAGAAAAGTACCGTCaaatatggaacaaattcacttgATCGTATtaacggataaagcacaagtttattcGGCAGTAGTTTTTCCGTCAGTACATGGGACAGTTTGAGAATAAACCCGCATATCTGGACTGAACATATAGAGCAGAACAAACAACCAGTTACGTGGATCTTCATTTTAGTGTTATTTATCTGTATAATACAACATATTACAATACCAATA
Coding sequences:
- the LOC138306106 gene encoding prostasin-like, whose product is MELFCVALLFLSVAVSPALSATVCQTSLHGTCINLLSGTAHCGAGNHLVLSYCGFLEACCYGAHQTPVTPAPTHAPSHTGSGSGSTGSSSGQCGVPSVTGNHKIVGGTVAEHGEYPWQVSLRYGGHHMCGGTLIDNQWVVTAAHCFQDTSKSYWTVAVGIHDRSHIYRSQVHTAVRVIVHENYDHSRNHNDIALIKLDKPVDTTTQYVRTACLPDPNENFDNAVCTATGWGATHSGGQGTRYMEEVDVPIITNSMCKYYMGNVIYSSNLCAGYSQGGKDACQGDSGGPLTCKRNGQWKLAGITSWGYGCGQRNAPGVYTRVSSFLSWIAANKH